One Neoarius graeffei isolate fNeoGra1 chromosome 16, fNeoGra1.pri, whole genome shotgun sequence DNA segment encodes these proteins:
- the LOC132900206 gene encoding uncharacterized protein LOC132900206, with product MACYWTTHNVRLHVVKCRAPNTTWAKHPVKKTWYETDSYAKAEQKCLQLMESSSVETEDDVNTFAIRQRKRPRRFVSESSDDDDSAPVVAATKKQPKTLTVPGSPVCQQDPMPLPPQWSTPAGTGASPHHPSPSPVDPVQASSWALHPIQSARHLQESLETSFDSVQASSRVLHDGQGVSAITAMFERITEAHMSRLMWRLEARFDKIESLVETNAPTHTPQLQQEDVVLAKPCSMVMELLELDRSLEQPDKRNKMQHFLETVGGAGLGAAIHRMLRRAANNEVLAHYSLRGRRAKMSFDVHSVQDYKG from the exons ATGGCCTGCTACTGGACGACACACAATGTGCGATTGCATGTTGTGAAGTGCCGAGCACCAAATACAACTTGGGCCAAACATCCCGTTAAGAAAACCTGGTATGAAACAG ATTCATACGCCAAAGCTGAACAGAAGTGTTTGCAATTGATGGAGTCCTCAAGTGTTGAGACAGAGGATGATGTGAACACTTTTGCAATAAGGCAGCGTAAGCGCCCAAGGAGGTTTGTCTCCGAATCCTCTGATGATG ATGATTCTGCTCCAGTGGTAGCAGCAACCAAGAAGCAACCCAAGACTCTGACTGTGCCTGGAAGCCCTGTGT GTCAGCAGGACCCAATGCCACTACCACCACAAT GGTCAACACCAGCCGGGACTGGAGCCAGTCCTCACCACCCTAGCCCAAGTCCTGTTGACCCTGTTCAAG ccagcagcTGGGCACTACACCCAATTCAGTCAGCCAGGCACCTCCAAGAATCACTGGAAACCTCTTTTGACTCTGTTCAAG ccagcagccGGGTGCTTCATGACGGACAGGGTGTCTCGGCTATCACAGCCATGtttgagagaa TCACAGAGGCCCACATGAGTCGCTTGATGTGGAGGCTCGAGGCTAGGTTTGACAAGATCGAGTCATTGGTGGAGACCAACGCCCCGACACACACGCCTCAACTCCAGCAAGAAGATGTGGTGTTGGCTAAACCATGCAGCATGGTGATGGAGCTGCTGGAGTTGGATAGGAGTCTGGAACAACCAGACAAGAGGAACAAGATg caaCATTTTCTTGAAACTGTCGGAGGGGCAGGTTTAGGGGCAGCCATTCACCGTATGCTACGCCGAGCGGCAAATAATGAGGTACTCGCCCATTACAGCTTGCGGGGCAGACGGGCCAAAATGTCCTTTGATGTCCATTCTGTGCAAGATTATAAAGGGTAA